The sequence TGAAGCTTTTCAAAATACCCCAGAAATTCATTCCATCTGGGTTGGTGTTAACCCACATTTTGCGCATAACCCAATTTTGAATGAGCTCAAGCAAAACACGAAGACACTGGCTTTTTTACCAACCGGTGGCACTACACGGCAAGAGACAGTCAAGAACACCCTAGAAGCGATGCTGCAAGGTGGTGTTTCTGAGGATGATTGGGTATTGGTTCATGATGCAGCAAGACCCGGTATTACAACTACCTTAATTCAAAAGTTGATTTCTGCAGTTGTTGAAAACAATAGCGGTGGATTGTTAGCACTACCTGTTGCAGACACTCTCAAGCGAGCCGATTTAAGCTCAGTTGTAGCCAATCAGTTCACTCGAGCAGAAGCAACAGTCTCTCGCAATCATTTATGGCAGGCACAAACCCCACAAATGTTTGGCGTAAAAAAACTCTACGATGCGCTTGAACAAGCCATTCGCAATGAGGCTGATGTTACTGATGAAGCAAGTGCCATGGAATTACAAGGTGAGAAGCCGCTTTTAATAGAAGGTGCAACGCGTAATTTCAAAGTGACGCATCCGGCAGACTGGGATCTCATGCAGTCTGTGTTGGGTGCAGTAGCGAATCCATAACCAATCTTTGATCTATAAACGAGAGCGCTATGAGTAACGAAATAAATCCACCCCCGTTTCGAATC comes from Polynucleobacter paneuropaeus and encodes:
- the ispD gene encoding 2-C-methyl-D-erythritol 4-phosphate cytidylyltransferase, which gives rise to MSNTSPIPLNGRQCHALLPTAGSGSRLGGDLPKQFQTLAGKPMLAYAIEAFQNTPEIHSIWVGVNPHFAHNPILNELKQNTKTLAFLPTGGTTRQETVKNTLEAMLQGGVSEDDWVLVHDAARPGITTTLIQKLISAVVENNSGGLLALPVADTLKRADLSSVVANQFTRAEATVSRNHLWQAQTPQMFGVKKLYDALEQAIRNEADVTDEASAMELQGEKPLLIEGATRNFKVTHPADWDLMQSVLGAVANP